In the genome of Pseudomonas bubulae, one region contains:
- a CDS encoding DUF2938 domain-containing protein, with product MQTSEMVLRILLVGVGATLIMDAGALIRARVFGIPSLDYGLVGRWLGLMRQGQFQHTSIVAAPRVRHERLIGWVFHYLTGIVFALLLVVLTGVEWLFHPTLMPALAAGLISMAAPFFILQPAFGFGIAASKTAAPYVARRRTLITHLTFGLGLYVAGWLVLLLYPTPHA from the coding sequence ATGCAAACAAGTGAGATGGTACTGCGTATTCTGTTGGTTGGCGTGGGGGCCACCTTGATCATGGACGCAGGCGCTTTAATTCGTGCACGGGTCTTTGGTATCCCGTCCCTTGACTATGGGCTCGTCGGTCGTTGGCTGGGCCTCATGCGCCAGGGGCAGTTTCAGCATACCTCGATTGTGGCTGCGCCGCGTGTCAGGCATGAGCGTCTGATCGGCTGGGTTTTTCATTACCTGACGGGCATTGTCTTCGCGTTGCTGCTGGTTGTACTCACGGGTGTGGAGTGGTTGTTCCATCCCACGCTGATGCCTGCATTGGCCGCTGGCTTGATCAGTATGGCGGCACCGTTTTTTATCTTGCAGCCCGCCTTCGGCTTCGGCATCGCTGCATCGAAGACGGCGGCTCCCTACGTGGCAAGGCGCCGAACCCTGATCACCCATCTGACGTTTGGCCTGGGGCTCTATGTCGCCGGGTGGCTGGTACTGCTGCTCTATCCGACGCCGCATGCCTGA
- a CDS encoding helix-turn-helix domain-containing protein, translating to MKEMEIGEVARRCGLPPSTLRYYEEKGLIRSTGRRGLSRVFSADVLQCLSLIALGQCSGFSLDDIAAMLKADGQPEIDHQRLAEKADELDRTIQRLSTIRDELRRAAACPAPRHIECPAFQKKLASVRPRSLDRKKPGRSQAPTDKSQNTP from the coding sequence ATGAAAGAAATGGAGATCGGTGAAGTGGCACGGCGCTGCGGCCTGCCGCCCTCAACCCTGCGCTACTACGAAGAAAAAGGGCTGATCCGCTCGACAGGCCGTCGGGGCCTGAGCCGTGTGTTCAGTGCGGATGTACTTCAGTGCCTGTCGTTGATCGCACTGGGGCAGTGTTCGGGGTTTTCACTGGACGATATCGCCGCCATGCTGAAGGCGGACGGTCAGCCTGAAATTGATCACCAGCGCCTGGCAGAAAAAGCTGACGAGCTTGATCGCACCATCCAGCGCTTGAGTACAATTCGCGACGAGCTCAGGCGAGCAGCAGCCTGCCCCGCTCCCCGTCATATTGAATGCCCTGCCTTTCAGAAAAAACTGGCCTCTGTCAGGCCACGCAGCCTCGACAGGAAAAAACCGGGACGCAGTCAAGCTCCCACGGACAAAAGTCAGAACACCCCATGA
- a CDS encoding GNAT family N-acetyltransferase, whose protein sequence is MGFYERYGFRCSGDVDESAGLVYQPMAKTMPTPPASAPQAG, encoded by the coding sequence GTGGGTTTCTATGAACGGTATGGCTTCAGGTGCTCAGGGGACGTGGACGAGTCGGCGGGGCTGGTGTACCAGCCGATGGCAAAGACCATGCCGACACCGCCCGCGTCTGCGCCGCAGGCAGGTTGA
- a CDS encoding N-acetyltransferase, giving the protein MHMTISKERPQDIEAISRLTEAAFRNEEYSSHTEHFIVNALRRTGQLSISLVAAEHDEILGHVAISPVSISSGVTGWYGLGPISVRPDRQGKGIGSALMWAALQQLRQQGAAGCVVLGDPAYYGRFGFKAHPGLELPDVPPEYFQALSFTGELPVGVVKYAAAVDARE; this is encoded by the coding sequence ATGCACATGACCATTAGCAAAGAACGACCGCAAGACATCGAAGCCATCAGTCGCCTGACCGAGGCAGCGTTCAGGAACGAAGAGTATTCAAGCCACACCGAGCATTTCATCGTCAATGCACTGCGGCGCACCGGGCAACTGAGCATCTCCCTGGTGGCGGCAGAACATGACGAAATCCTCGGCCATGTCGCCATTTCCCCTGTCAGCATTTCGTCCGGGGTAACCGGATGGTATGGCCTGGGGCCGATCAGTGTAAGGCCTGACCGTCAGGGCAAGGGCATCGGTTCGGCATTGATGTGGGCCGCACTGCAACAGCTGCGGCAACAGGGCGCAGCGGGTTGCGTCGTGCTGGGCGACCCTGCCTATTATGGCCGCTTCGGGTTTAAAGCCCACCCCGGCCTTGAGTTGCCCGACGTTCCCCCTGAATACTTCCAGGCCCTGTCCTTTACTGGCGAGCTGCCTGTCGGGGTAGTGAAATACGCTGCGGCGGTTGATGCACGCGAGTAA
- a CDS encoding response regulator transcription factor: MQFASASHMPIRILAIEDDPVLAADLDSHLGQRGFSVTLRHDADEILHLVRSEGFDLILMDIMLPGSSGLEVLAQVRQCQRVPVILMSALGAEQDRITGFSQGADDYLPKPFSMQEMDVRIDAILRRVAYEHEAQVKVRSDSQLELDQQAMDVCRNGRWADLTSTEFRVLEILIQHPGEVLSKAFLYQQVMHRAHSQHDRSLDMHVSRVRRKLQAIGYSAGRVETIRGMGYVLAPLQS; the protein is encoded by the coding sequence ATGCAATTCGCCTCTGCTTCCCATATGCCCATCCGTATTCTGGCTATTGAGGATGATCCGGTGCTTGCCGCCGACCTGGATAGCCATCTGGGCCAGCGGGGCTTTTCGGTCACGTTGCGTCACGACGCAGACGAAATTCTGCATCTGGTGCGCTCCGAGGGTTTCGATTTGATCCTGATGGACATCATGTTACCCGGCAGCAGTGGCCTGGAGGTGCTCGCCCAAGTGCGCCAGTGCCAGCGTGTCCCGGTCATCCTGATGTCGGCGCTGGGTGCCGAGCAGGACCGGATAACCGGTTTCAGCCAGGGCGCGGACGATTACTTGCCCAAGCCATTCAGCATGCAGGAGATGGATGTACGCATCGATGCCATTCTGAGGCGCGTGGCCTACGAGCACGAGGCCCAGGTAAAAGTGCGCAGCGATTCGCAACTGGAACTTGATCAGCAGGCCATGGATGTTTGCCGCAACGGCCGCTGGGCCGATCTGACCAGCACCGAATTCCGGGTACTGGAAATCCTCATTCAGCATCCCGGCGAGGTGTTGAGCAAAGCCTTTCTGTACCAACAGGTCATGCATCGGGCGCACTCACAACATGACCGCAGCCTGGACATGCATGTCAGTCGGGTTCGTCGCAAATTGCAGGCCATCGGTTACAGCGCCGGGCGCGTCGAGACCATACGCGGCATGGGGTATGTGCTGGCGCCGTTGCAGTCATGA
- a CDS encoding histidine kinase sensor domain-containing protein, with amino-acid sequence MRLPNRHSLLWQLVGVLALLCMLVISLQADLSKRLKDATALLSEPAKQSHIAYARQAETAWRERGTQGVDEFLRSLRKQERVWAAVVDEHQQSLSSQPLDEHERRKLDFVRPLHWTVGRPNGWPTFYVPFSDDKARLVMELPHRFNPREHLRVWEVLLQWVLPAGLALLLGFLLYRVLIAPVVTLRRQAAALSSGNLSARAGPQVARRRDELGDLGRTFDHMAERLENTLALQRRLMRDLSHELRTPLSRLRVTGEREPDMDAMRQRLEREVQSMDRLIGDTLELVWLDTERPALALEPVELDQLWEVLSGDASFESGWPIERLRCDLPPDCRVMGNLNSLAQALENILRNAIRHSPQHGAVTFTGVSKGAYWYVWIEDQGPGVAPDKLEQIFQPFTRLNAARPGGSGFGLGLSIARSVVQLQGGEIWAENTDSGLRINLKLQMYKM; translated from the coding sequence ATGAGGCTGCCGAACCGGCACTCGCTGCTGTGGCAACTGGTCGGCGTGCTCGCGCTTTTGTGCATGCTGGTGATCAGTTTGCAGGCCGACCTGAGCAAGCGTCTCAAGGATGCCACCGCCCTCCTCTCCGAACCGGCCAAGCAGAGCCATATCGCTTACGCACGACAGGCCGAAACGGCGTGGCGGGAACGCGGCACGCAAGGCGTTGACGAGTTCCTGCGCAGCTTGCGCAAACAGGAACGGGTGTGGGCCGCCGTCGTCGATGAGCACCAGCAATCATTGTCTTCGCAGCCTCTGGATGAACATGAGCGTCGTAAGCTCGACTTTGTCCGTCCGCTTCACTGGACCGTAGGACGGCCAAACGGCTGGCCAACGTTCTATGTGCCTTTCAGCGACGACAAAGCGCGTCTGGTCATGGAGCTGCCGCATCGTTTCAACCCGCGTGAGCACTTGCGGGTGTGGGAGGTGCTGCTGCAATGGGTACTGCCGGCGGGCTTGGCGCTGCTGCTCGGCTTCCTGCTCTACCGTGTGTTGATCGCCCCCGTGGTGACCCTGCGCCGCCAGGCGGCAGCATTGAGCTCGGGCAACCTGTCGGCCCGCGCAGGGCCGCAGGTGGCTCGGCGGCGCGACGAGCTGGGCGACCTGGGGCGAACCTTCGATCACATGGCCGAGCGCCTGGAAAACACCCTGGCGCTGCAGCGTCGGCTGATGCGTGACTTGTCCCATGAGTTGCGTACGCCGTTGAGCCGACTGCGCGTGACCGGTGAACGTGAACCGGACATGGATGCCATGCGCCAGCGCCTCGAACGTGAGGTACAGAGCATGGACCGATTGATCGGCGATACGCTGGAGCTGGTGTGGCTGGACACCGAGCGCCCCGCCCTGGCGCTGGAGCCGGTGGAGCTGGACCAGCTATGGGAGGTGTTAAGTGGCGACGCCAGCTTCGAGAGCGGTTGGCCGATCGAGCGTCTGCGCTGTGATTTGCCCCCTGACTGTCGCGTCATGGGTAACCTGAACAGCCTGGCGCAGGCGCTGGAAAACATCTTGCGCAACGCCATCCGCCATTCACCGCAACACGGCGCAGTCACATTCACCGGGGTCAGCAAGGGCGCCTATTGGTACGTGTGGATCGAAGACCAGGGGCCCGGCGTCGCTCCCGACAAGCTCGAACAGATTTTTCAGCCCTTCACCCGACTCAACGCCGCACGCCCCGGCGGCAGTGGCTTCGGCCTCGGTTTGTCGATTGCGCGCAGCGTCGTGCAATTGCAGGGCGGCGAAATCTGGGCAGAAAACACTGACAGTGGATTGCGCATAAATCTGAAATTACAAATGTATAAAATGTAA
- a CDS encoding TonB-dependent siderophore receptor has translation MYPRFKLNHLVLALMACSPGAALAETELLAAPASDNVLQLDDTHVVATAAQELKQAPGASIITAEDIKKRPPVNDLSDIIRKMPGVNLSGNSASGTRGNNRQIDLRGMGPENTLILIDGKPVTSRNAVRYTRSGERDTRGDSNWVPADEVESIEVLRGPAAARYGSGSMGGVVNIITKRPTQELSGSLSAYTNLPEDDAEGMTKRTTFSLSGALSEALAFRVYGNLNKTDADDSDINLAHTDTASGSALAAGREGVRNKDINALLSWALDDQQTLDFETGFSRQGNIYTGDVGTGGTDSQTPGSTINQWLGRETNTMYRQNFSVTHRGDWAFGTSRVLAQYEKTRNNRLQEGQTGAVDGDISANADKSTSTYDSYLLQGELNIPLQVLLPQTLTLGAEWNRQELDDPSTFDRAVGTTLPNSALGARSSYMDATIMALFMEDNIELSPKWFLTPGLRLDHHDQFGANWSPSLNSSYMLTDDITLKGGIARAFKAPNLYQLNPNYLYRSNGNGCAPTLLSTGCYVLGNKNLEPEISINKELGISFARDGWTAGITYFRNDYDNKIVASNDLVDKTLANEAILQWDNAKDAVVKGWEGNVGIPLLGENGNTLSWNTNFTYMQSNKDGDGNPLSVVPKYTVNTMLDWQATQALTLSLTGTYYGKQEPRVFNPTRDVAVIATNELQTLDPYHIWGVGGTYQVNKNLSLGAGINNLFDKRVYREGSGTTAGASTYNEPGRAFYASISTSF, from the coding sequence ATGTACCCGCGATTCAAGCTCAATCATCTTGTCCTCGCCTTGATGGCCTGCTCGCCCGGCGCTGCGCTGGCCGAAACCGAACTGCTGGCGGCGCCGGCGTCAGACAATGTCTTGCAACTCGATGATACCCATGTTGTGGCCACTGCCGCGCAAGAGCTCAAGCAAGCCCCCGGGGCATCGATCATCACGGCCGAAGACATCAAGAAACGCCCGCCCGTCAATGACCTGTCCGATATCATCCGCAAGATGCCAGGGGTCAACCTGAGCGGCAACAGCGCCAGCGGTACACGCGGCAATAACCGCCAGATCGACCTGCGCGGCATGGGCCCGGAGAACACCCTGATCCTGATCGACGGCAAGCCCGTGACCTCACGCAACGCCGTGCGTTACACCCGTTCCGGCGAGCGCGATACCCGTGGCGACAGCAACTGGGTGCCGGCTGACGAAGTCGAGAGCATCGAGGTGCTGCGAGGCCCGGCGGCCGCACGCTACGGCTCCGGCTCGATGGGGGGTGTGGTGAACATCATCACCAAGCGCCCGACACAGGAACTCAGCGGTTCGCTCTCGGCGTACACCAACCTACCCGAGGACGATGCCGAAGGCATGACCAAACGCACCACGTTCAGCCTCTCCGGCGCGCTGAGCGAAGCGCTGGCATTTCGTGTCTACGGCAACCTGAACAAGACTGACGCCGACGACTCCGATATCAACCTCGCGCACACCGACACCGCCTCCGGTTCTGCATTGGCTGCCGGCCGCGAAGGGGTCCGCAATAAAGACATCAACGCGTTGTTGAGCTGGGCGCTGGACGATCAGCAGACCCTCGATTTCGAGACCGGTTTTAGCCGGCAAGGCAATATTTACACCGGGGATGTCGGCACCGGGGGAACAGACTCGCAGACGCCCGGCAGCACGATCAACCAATGGCTGGGGCGTGAAACCAACACCATGTACCGGCAGAATTTTTCCGTTACCCATCGGGGTGACTGGGCGTTCGGGACATCACGGGTGTTGGCGCAATACGAGAAAACCCGCAACAACCGATTGCAAGAAGGCCAGACCGGCGCGGTCGATGGTGACATCAGCGCCAACGCAGACAAGAGTACCAGTACCTATGACAGCTACTTGCTCCAGGGCGAACTGAACATTCCCCTGCAAGTGCTGCTGCCACAAACCTTGACCCTCGGCGCGGAATGGAATCGCCAGGAGCTGGACGACCCAAGCACCTTCGACCGGGCCGTCGGCACCACATTGCCCAACTCGGCGTTGGGTGCACGCTCGTCCTATATGGACGCGACGATCATGGCCTTGTTCATGGAAGACAATATCGAGTTGAGCCCCAAATGGTTCCTGACGCCCGGGCTGCGCCTGGACCATCATGATCAATTCGGCGCCAACTGGAGCCCGAGCCTGAACAGTTCCTACATGTTGACCGACGACATCACGTTGAAGGGCGGTATTGCCCGCGCCTTCAAGGCGCCGAATTTGTACCAGTTGAACCCCAACTACCTGTATCGCAGTAACGGCAACGGGTGTGCACCCACACTGCTCAGCACGGGTTGCTATGTGTTGGGCAATAAAAACCTCGAGCCCGAGATCAGCATTAACAAAGAGCTGGGCATCAGCTTTGCCCGGGATGGATGGACCGCCGGGATCACCTACTTCCGTAATGATTACGACAACAAAATCGTGGCTTCGAACGATTTGGTCGACAAGACCCTGGCCAACGAGGCCATCCTGCAATGGGATAACGCCAAGGATGCCGTGGTCAAGGGATGGGAAGGAAACGTCGGCATTCCATTGCTCGGTGAGAATGGCAATACGCTGAGCTGGAACACCAACTTCACCTATATGCAGTCCAACAAGGACGGCGACGGCAACCCGTTGTCGGTGGTGCCCAAGTACACGGTAAACACCATGCTCGACTGGCAGGCTACGCAGGCACTTACCCTGAGCCTGACCGGGACCTATTACGGCAAGCAAGAGCCGCGGGTATTCAACCCGACACGTGATGTTGCCGTCATCGCCACAAACGAGCTGCAAACCCTTGACCCTTACCATATCTGGGGTGTTGGCGGGACCTACCAGGTAAACAAGAACCTGTCGCTCGGTGCCGGCATCAACAACCTGTTCGACAAGCGCGTGTACCGCGAGGGCTCGGGCACCACAGCCGGGGCCAGCACTTACAACGAGCCGGGGCGCGCGTTCTACGCATCGATCAGCACCTCGTTCTGA
- a CDS encoding DUF3649 domain-containing protein yields MKTPPHYGPTVSRILAALCGGYLFTYAFTAALARLLPMNKVDALVTASLVSFAVYSLAILWAFACRSARRAWAGLSLAVPLATIGFWPQWMEIPG; encoded by the coding sequence ATGAAAACACCCCCCCATTACGGCCCGACAGTGTCGCGTATCCTTGCGGCGCTGTGCGGCGGCTACCTGTTCACTTACGCCTTCACTGCGGCACTTGCGCGCTTGCTGCCGATGAATAAAGTCGATGCGCTGGTGACGGCCAGCCTGGTGTCATTTGCGGTCTACAGCCTGGCGATTCTTTGGGCATTTGCCTGCCGCAGTGCCCGCCGCGCATGGGCCGGGCTAAGCCTGGCTGTGCCCTTGGCGACGATCGGTTTCTGGCCGCAGTGGATGGAGATACCGGGATGA
- a CDS encoding PepSY domain-containing protein: MKSKTITQSLAWLHTWGGLIFGWILFAIFLTGTLAVFDKEIDSWMRPEIPAHTLTSSEAAQRALDYLHAQQPNASTWNIGLPTERSPGLTVSSGEQRRGGGVNLDPESGAPLDVRKTAGGGFFFRFHFTLDLPRNIGIWVVGLAAMGMLVALVSGIVIHKKFFKDFFTFRPAKGQRSWLDAHNATGVLVLPFHLMITYTGLVIFYLTYMPAAMDALFDGDRVAASGALRGAPAEQRAEHNHAPGKQDIATAGARREGQRPGRGEPLHPVSQPAPLTAIGPLLAEAERSMGPVSGLSIKHPGRSDARIEARPLLGNRIELTKGASMVFDGVTGKVLRQPQQSRPSLLTQKVMSGLHFAQFGGYPMRWLYFVCGLASCAMLATGVVLFTVKRRRRHDSEGVIGAMLYHAAERLNVAVVAGLVLASIALLWANRLLPLQWAGRDQWEVRVFFLVWLASLGHAIVRPRLAAWREQLGLAALMCLNLPLLNLIVVNRGDGLYLELTLVVIGALLAWAAWQTGQPARQAVPRKSSKTLEQH; the protein is encoded by the coding sequence ATGAAAAGCAAAACCATCACCCAGTCCCTTGCCTGGCTGCACACGTGGGGCGGGCTGATTTTCGGCTGGATCCTGTTTGCAATCTTCCTCACCGGCACCCTCGCAGTGTTTGATAAGGAAATTGATAGCTGGATGCGGCCGGAAATACCGGCCCACACGCTCACGTCAAGCGAAGCCGCACAACGCGCACTCGACTATCTGCACGCGCAGCAACCGAACGCCAGCACCTGGAACATCGGCCTGCCCACCGAGCGATCACCAGGGCTGACCGTCTCCAGCGGTGAACAACGGCGTGGCGGTGGCGTGAACCTGGATCCGGAAAGCGGCGCCCCGCTTGACGTCCGCAAGACAGCGGGTGGCGGGTTCTTTTTTCGCTTCCATTTCACCCTCGACCTGCCGCGCAATATCGGCATCTGGGTGGTTGGCCTGGCCGCCATGGGCATGCTCGTCGCACTTGTCAGCGGCATCGTCATTCACAAAAAATTCTTCAAGGATTTTTTCACCTTCCGCCCGGCCAAGGGCCAACGTTCCTGGCTGGACGCGCATAACGCCACCGGTGTGCTGGTACTGCCTTTCCATCTGATGATTACCTACACCGGCCTGGTGATTTTTTACCTGACCTACATGCCCGCGGCGATGGACGCACTGTTCGATGGCGATCGTGTCGCGGCCAGTGGAGCGCTACGCGGGGCGCCTGCTGAACAGCGTGCAGAACACAATCACGCACCCGGCAAGCAAGACATCGCCACTGCGGGTGCACGCCGTGAGGGACAGAGGCCAGGGCGTGGCGAGCCTCTTCACCCCGTCTCTCAGCCTGCACCGCTGACCGCCATAGGACCTTTACTGGCCGAAGCCGAGCGAAGCATGGGGCCGGTTTCCGGACTGTCGATTAAACATCCCGGTCGCAGTGATGCTCGCATTGAAGCGCGCCCCTTGCTGGGTAATCGTATCGAGCTGACCAAGGGCGCCAGCATGGTGTTCGACGGCGTTACGGGCAAAGTCTTGCGGCAACCGCAGCAGAGCCGACCGAGCCTGCTGACCCAGAAAGTTATGTCCGGCTTGCACTTCGCCCAGTTCGGCGGTTATCCCATGCGCTGGTTGTACTTTGTCTGCGGCCTGGCCAGTTGCGCCATGCTGGCCACCGGTGTGGTGCTGTTTACCGTCAAACGGCGCCGTCGTCACGATAGCGAAGGGGTGATCGGTGCGATGCTGTATCACGCTGCCGAACGCCTCAACGTAGCGGTCGTGGCCGGGCTGGTGCTGGCGTCTATCGCACTGCTGTGGGCCAACCGGTTGCTGCCGTTGCAATGGGCCGGGCGTGACCAATGGGAAGTGCGGGTTTTCTTTCTGGTGTGGCTCGCCAGTCTGGGCCATGCCATCGTCAGGCCCAGACTCGCTGCCTGGCGCGAACAGTTGGGCCTCGCGGCCTTGATGTGTTTGAACTTGCCCCTGCTGAATCTGATTGTTGTCAATCGAGGGGACGGGCTCTACCTGGAACTCACCCTCGTAGTGATAGGTGCGCTGCTGGCCTGGGCAGCCTGGCAGACAGGACAACCGGCCAGACAAGCAGTACCGCGTAAATCCTCTAAAACCCTGGAGCAGCATTGA
- a CDS encoding DUF3325 domain-containing protein: MLLACGGMLGLCLGLERYYKQLRQPTPAPVVLRTLRCTGWIALLASLACCIQAWDGPMAAVAWLGNLSLAALTVAFLLPYASRLRRVPEPERAEVRQTT; this comes from the coding sequence ATGTTGCTGGCCTGTGGCGGCATGTTGGGTTTGTGCCTTGGGCTGGAGCGGTATTACAAACAGCTCAGGCAACCCACGCCCGCCCCTGTCGTCCTGCGAACATTACGCTGCACCGGCTGGATTGCCCTGTTGGCCAGCTTGGCCTGTTGTATTCAAGCCTGGGATGGGCCCATGGCTGCCGTGGCCTGGCTCGGCAACCTCTCCCTCGCGGCACTCACGGTAGCGTTCCTGCTGCCTTACGCGTCTCGGCTGCGCAGAGTGCCTGAGCCAGAGAGGGCTGAGGTCAGGCAAACAACCTGA
- a CDS encoding sigma-70 family RNA polymerase sigma factor encodes MSDAQHTALFTAVYGEHHTWLQRWLYRRLGCPEVAADLAQDTFVRVLHKRALSEVEQPRAYLATIAHSLFVNLLRRRQLEQSYLEALAQLPQALMPSPEERLQLLQTLDALDIMLNGLPYKVRKSFLLCQLEGLTHRQIAEQLGVSQSSVRQYIARALLQCMTAVAQDRF; translated from the coding sequence ATGAGCGACGCCCAGCACACTGCATTGTTTACCGCCGTCTATGGTGAACATCACACGTGGCTGCAGCGTTGGCTGTATCGTCGCTTGGGCTGTCCCGAAGTGGCGGCGGATCTGGCACAGGACACCTTTGTACGGGTACTGCACAAGCGCGCGCTGTCTGAAGTAGAACAACCGCGCGCCTATCTCGCGACGATCGCCCACAGCCTGTTTGTAAACCTGCTACGTCGGCGCCAATTGGAGCAGAGCTATCTTGAAGCGCTGGCCCAGTTGCCTCAAGCGCTGATGCCTTCGCCAGAAGAACGTTTACAACTGCTGCAAACACTTGATGCGCTCGACATCATGCTCAACGGCCTGCCATACAAGGTGCGTAAGTCTTTTCTGCTTTGTCAGCTTGAGGGGCTTACCCATCGTCAAATCGCCGAGCAATTGGGCGTATCCCAAAGTTCGGTACGCCAATACATCGCTCGTGCATTATTACAGTGCATGACAGCTGTAGCTCAGGACAGATTCTGA
- a CDS encoding FecR domain-containing protein, whose product MFDTPCPLTAPSQQEAAEWYAVLSSGEVSDGEKSEWQAWLDAAPEHAKAWALVEEVVSRFQGLPPALAQTALDTPALDRRAALKLLGVLCVSGGALAAGMNSSAWNREFADLTTGTGEVRSWSLADGTRLSLNARSAVDVLIEPRQRLIRLYQGEILIQTGHDLPLAQSPFRVETGHGLIRALGTRFMVSARDHDVEVSLDEGALEVQPFGAAVQRLHAGDATRLERNKTSLIHPRNPHAAAWEQGLIFADGMPLSLYLKQLAQYRPGILSCDSTAATLQVSGVFKLAESNRLLARLPEILPVKVRYFSRYWVRVEALSADV is encoded by the coding sequence ATGTTTGATACACCTTGCCCACTAACCGCTCCCAGCCAACAGGAGGCTGCCGAGTGGTACGCCGTTTTATCGTCGGGTGAAGTCAGCGATGGTGAAAAAAGTGAGTGGCAAGCCTGGCTTGACGCTGCGCCAGAGCATGCAAAGGCATGGGCATTGGTAGAGGAAGTGGTTTCGCGTTTTCAAGGGCTGCCACCTGCCTTGGCGCAAACAGCATTGGACACGCCGGCACTGGATCGTCGTGCGGCGCTTAAATTACTGGGTGTTCTGTGTGTGAGCGGCGGTGCACTGGCTGCGGGAATGAACAGTTCAGCCTGGAACCGTGAATTCGCTGACCTCACCACTGGCACAGGCGAAGTACGCTCATGGAGCCTGGCTGATGGTACACGCCTGAGCCTCAATGCGCGTAGCGCTGTGGATGTACTGATTGAACCCCGGCAACGCTTGATCCGTCTCTATCAAGGGGAAATCCTGATCCAAACCGGCCATGATTTGCCCTTGGCACAGAGCCCGTTTCGGGTCGAAACCGGACACGGCCTGATCCGGGCGCTGGGTACTCGCTTTATGGTCAGCGCGCGCGATCATGATGTTGAGGTTTCATTGGATGAGGGCGCACTTGAAGTCCAGCCATTCGGGGCGGCGGTGCAACGTCTGCATGCGGGTGACGCCACGCGACTGGAACGCAATAAAACCTCGTTGATTCACCCTCGAAATCCCCATGCAGCAGCTTGGGAGCAAGGGCTGATCTTTGCAGACGGCATGCCTTTGAGCCTTTATCTCAAGCAGTTGGCACAGTATCGCCCTGGCATCCTCTCCTGTGACTCGACTGCCGCCACGCTACAAGTTTCCGGCGTGTTTAAACTGGCTGAGAGTAATCGCCTACTGGCCCGCCTGCCAGAAATCCTGCCCGTCAAGGTTCGCTACTTTTCCCGCTATTGGGTCCGTGTCGAGGCCCTTTCTGCGGATGTTTGA